A genomic region of Apteryx mantelli isolate bAptMan1 chromosome 10, bAptMan1.hap1, whole genome shotgun sequence contains the following coding sequences:
- the GAN gene encoding gigaxonin codes for MSGQSAVSDPQHPARLLRALSSFREESRFCDAHLVLEGEEIPVQKNILAAASPYIRTKLNYNPPKDDGSTYKIELEGISVDIMKEILDYIFSGQIRLNEETIQDVVQAADLLLLTDLKALCCEFLEGCIAAENCIGIRDFALRYCLHHVHYLASEYLETHFRDVSSTEEFLELTPKKLKEVLSMEKLNVGNERYVFEAVIRWISHDAESRKVHMKDVMSAVWVSGLDAAYLREQMMSEPLVREIVKECNNIPLTPPQQGEAMLASFKPRGYSECIVTVGGEERVSRKPTSVMRCMCPLYDPNRQLWIELAPMSIPRINHGVLSAEGFLFVLGGQDENKATLSSGEKYDPDTNSWSSLPPMNEARHNFGVVEIDGILYILGGEDGERELISMESYDIYKRTWTKQPDLTMVRKIGCYAAMKKKIYAMGGGSYGKLFESVECYDPRTQQWTAICPLKERRFGAVACGVASELYVFGGVRSRDDSQASEMVTCKSEFYHDEFKRWIYLNDQNLCIPTSSSFVYGAVPIGASIYVIGDLDTGTNYDYVREFKRSTGTWQRTKPLLQSDLRRTGCAALRIANCKLFRLQLQQGLFRIRVHSP; via the exons aaCGAAATTGAACTATAATCCTCCAAAAGATGATGGCTCAACATACAAGATTGAACTTGAAGGGATTTCTGTTGATATCATGAAAGAGATACTAGATTACATCTTCAGTGGGCAG ATCAGGCTAAATGAAGAAACTATCCAAGATGTGGTACAGGCAGCTGATCTCCTGCTGCTTACAGATTTAAAAGCTCTCTGCTGTGAGTTTTTAGAAGGTTGTATAGCTGCTGAGAACTGTATTGGTATTCGGGACTTTGCACTACGCTATTGTTTGCATCATGTTCACTACCTTGCCTCAGAGTATCTGGAAACTCACTTTCGAGATGTCAGCAGCACAGAGGAATTCTTGGAACTGACTCCAAAAAAACTGAAAGAAGTGCTGTCAATGGAAAAGCTCAATGTTGGAAATGAAAGATACGTCTTTGAAGCGGTGATTAGGTGGATTTCTCATGATGCAGAATCAAGAAAG GTTCACATGAAGGATGTTATGTCAGCAGTGTGGGTTTCGGGCTTAGATGCAGCATACTTACGTGAGCAGATGATGAGCGAACCGCTGGTACGGGAGATTGTCAAGGAATGCAACAACATTCCCCTCACGCCCCCGCAGCAGGGAGAGGCGATGCTGGCCTCCTTCAAGCCCAGGGGTTACTCCGAGTGTATAGTGACCgttgggggagaagaaagggt ATCACGGAAACCCACCTCAGTGATGCGGTGCATGTGTCCTCTTTACGATCCCAACAGACAGCTCTGGATTGAACTTGCTCCGATGAGTATTCCACGGATCAATCACGGAGTGCTGTCGGCAG aaggATTTTTATTTGTGCTTGGTGGTCAGGATGAAAACAAGGCAACGCTAAGCTCTGGAGAGAAGTATGATCCAGATACCAATTCATGGAGTTCCCTGCCACCGATGAACGAG GCACGGCATAATTTTGGTGTGGTAGAGATTGATGGAATTCTGTATATTCTGGGAGGTGAGGATGGTGAAAGGGAGCTAATCTCTATGGAGAGTTATGATATTTATAAGCGGACCTGGACCAAGCAGCCAGACTTGACCATGGTTAGAAAG ATTGGCTGCTATGCAGCTATGAAGAAGAAAATCTATGCAATGGGTGGAGGCTCCTATGGAAAACTCTTTGAATCTGTGGAGTGTTATGACCCTAGGACTCAGCAATGGACAGCAATTTGTCCTCTAAAAGAGAGAAG ATTTGGTGCAGTGGCCTGTGGAGTTGCCTCTGAGCTTTACGTGTTTGGTGGGGTCAGAAGTCGTGATGACAGTCAAGCCAGTGAGATGGTGACATGCAAATCTGAATTCTATCATGACGAGTTTAAAAG gtgGATTTATCTAAATGACCAGAACTTATGTATCCCAACTAGTTCTTCTTTcgtgtatggagctgtgcctattGGAGCCAGCATTTACGTGATTGGAGATCTTGATACAG GTACAAATTATGACTATGTTAGAGAATTTAAAAGAAGCACGGGAACCTGGCAGCGCACTAAGCCACTACTTCAATCAGACCTTCGCCGTACTGGCTGCGCGGCTTTGCGAATTGCAAACTGCAAGCTCTTCCGACTGCAGCTTCAACAAGGATTATTCCGCATTCGTGTACATTCTCCATGA